A stretch of Schistocerca americana isolate TAMUIC-IGC-003095 chromosome 3, iqSchAmer2.1, whole genome shotgun sequence DNA encodes these proteins:
- the LOC124605447 gene encoding zinc finger X-chromosomal protein-like: MAWRQTTIRITKEVQANTIHHLEQLPFRSTELNILKSRQAFLHFQCCQCGNWYQHKGSLSRHLRLECGKEPLFSCSLCSYKSKQKHDVKRHFLKKHMKH; the protein is encoded by the exons ATGGCTTGGAGACAGACAACTATTCGCATCACAAAGGAAGTCCAGGCAA ATACCATACATCATTTGGAACAACTACCATTCCGTTCTACAGAATTAAACATTTTGAAGTCTCGTCaagcttttctccatttccagtgtTGTCAGTGTGGAAATTGGTATCAGCATAAAGGTTCTCTCAGTCGACATCTTAGATTAGAATGTGGAAAAGAACCATTATTCAGTTGTTCCTTATGTTCGTACAAATCAAAACAGAAACATGATGTGAAGAGACACTTTCTTAaaaaacatatgaaacattaa